From a single Brassica oleracea var. oleracea cultivar TO1000 chromosome C5, BOL, whole genome shotgun sequence genomic region:
- the LOC106344922 gene encoding uncharacterized protein LOC106344922 — MNGSLRLMVVLSVIAAEAGMSLSVRAFEELTSASISDDGLVSTRMRPNYNVVTGYPTKTSDWQRSYFYVKSNRSAFEEPPRSSCRVFWNAEMVGHPNIATYPEDWKTSARTVALQKQDYWENFTRDRTCRSIDRIANRDWISDSLPLVNQSTTKRLSLFTRAEQKEINRARSMKQLPDLSLIVAGKLGTQKGTSGGKVGTSGPETTDTVPVTAEQAPTGGFHC; from the exons ATGAATGGCTCGCTTCGCCTGATGGTTGTTTTGTCGGTGATCGCGGCTGAAGCGGGGATGTCGTTGAGCGTGAGGGCATTCGAGGAACTGACTTCGGCCTCAATCTCTGATGACGGGCTAGTCTCGACGAGGATGCGTCCAAACTACAACGTGGTTACCGGGTATCCGACCAAAACCTCAGACTGGCAGCGTTCATACTTCTACGTGAAGTCGAATAGGTCGGCATTTGAGGAACCGCCGAGATCTAGCTGTCGTGTTTTTTGGAATGCGGAGATGG TTGGTCACCCGAATATTGCCACCTACCCCGAGGATTGGAAGACAAGTGCCCGAACCGTTGCGCTGCAGAAACAAGATTATTGGGAGAATTTTACTCGGGATAGGACTTGCAGATCTATTGATCGAATCGCCAACA GGGATTGGATCTCGGACTCACTCCCTCTTGTTAATCAGTCGACGACGAAGAGATTGTCGCTTTTTACTCGAGCCGAGCAGAAAGAAATTAATCGAGCTAGATCCATGAAGCAATTACCAGATCTCAGTCTCATCGTGGCCGGGAAGTTAGGTACCCAAAAGGGGACTTCTGGGGGTAAGGTTGGTACTTCGGGGCCGGAGACTACTGACACTGTTCCTGTTACCGCCGAGCAAGCACCTACCGGCGGATTTCATTGTTAA